The following are encoded together in the Nitrospirota bacterium genome:
- a CDS encoding type II toxin-antitoxin system PemK/MazF family toxin, translating into MLRQRDIVLIPIPFTDLTSQKKRPAVIISSDNYNDSNEDIVVVALTSNVEPREFSVALTNDELEEGTLKVTSMIRVDKIYTLNKSIVIKTFGRVKPDILTKIKDSLATLIEVHAAP; encoded by the coding sequence ATGCTTAGACAGAGGGACATTGTCCTTATCCCGATACCCTTTACAGATTTAACCTCTCAGAAAAAACGACCCGCAGTCATTATTTCTTCTGACAACTACAATGACTCTAATGAAGATATCGTTGTAGTTGCTCTTACCTCAAATGTTGAGCCGCGAGAATTTTCAGTTGCGCTGACAAACGATGAGTTAGAGGAGGGCACTTTAAAGGTTACAAGCATGATCAGGGTTGATAAAATTTATACTCTTAACAAGTCAATTGTCATAAAAACGTTTGGCAGGGTAAAGCCGGATATTCTTACAAAGATAAAGGATTCACTTGCAACGCTTATTGAGGTACATGCCGCGCCTTAG